GGGCCTGCGCCGGCGCCGGGTGATGACCAAGGACGGCCGCAGCAATGTGCGGATGGAGCACATCGCCGACAAGCGCTTCCTGTACCTCAAGGACCTGTGGACCACCTTCATCGACATGCAATGGCGGTACAAGCTAGTCCTGTTCTCCGCCACCTTCGCGGGCACCTGGTTCGCCTTCGGCGTCGTCTGGTACCTGGTGGCTGTGGTCCACGGGGACCTGCTGGAGTTCGACCCACCGGCCAACCACACACCGTGCGTCATGCAGGTGCACACCCTCACTGgtgccttcctcttctccctggagTCCCAGACCACCATCGGCTATGGCTTCCGCTACATCAGCGAGGAGTGTCCCCTCGCCATCGTCCTGCTCATCACTCAGCTGGTCCTCACCACCATCATGGAGATCTTCATCACTGGCACCTTCCTGGCCAAGATCGCCCGGCCCAAGAAACGCGCCGAGACCATCAAGTTCAGCCAAaatgcggtggtggcccaacacAACGGCAAGACCTGCCTGATGATCCGCGTGGCCAACATGCGCAAGAGCCTGCTCATCGGCTGCCAGGTGACGGGCAAGCTCCTGCAGACCCACCTCACCAAGGAGGGCGAGAGTGTCCGCCTCAACCAGGTCAACGTGGACTTCCAGGTGGACACCTCCTCCGACAGCCCCTTCCTCATCCTGCCCCTCACCTTCTACCACGTGGTGGACGACGCCAGCCCCTTCCGGGACGTGGCCCTACGGACGGGCGAAGGCGACTTCGAGCTGGTGGTCATCCTCAGCGGTACCGTGGAGTCCACCAGCGCCACGTGCCAGGTGCGCACCTCCTACCTGCCCGAGGAGATCCTCTGGGGCTACGAGTTCACCCCAGCCATCTCCCTCTCGGCCAGCGGCAAGTACGTGGCCGACTTCAGCCTCTTCGACCAGGTGGTGAAGGTGACGGCGCCCTGTTGTCTCCACGAGACCGTCCGGTTCGGGGACCCCGAGAAGGTGAAGCTGGAGGAGTCCCTGAGGGAGGCGGCAgagcgggagcgggagggagCACCCCTGAGCGTCCGCATCAGCAACGTCTGAGCACCTGCCAGGATGCCGCTGATGCCGCCGGAGGTGCCACCAGCCCCCAGAGATGCCACCAGCACCCGGAGAGGCCACCAGCTCTTTCCCCCATCCTGTCCTCCTGGGCCATTTTCCCCCTTCCTTGTGGCATGGGGCAGCTCCCTTGGGGACCCCCGTGGGTGTTTGCCTGCCAGTGGGGCTGTCCCCCCACCCTGTCCCAGTCCAcctggggacagggctgtccccatccctcctcacCTAATGCTCTGTTAACACCAGCCagagaccccccagccccaccacaggACACAATCCTGCCGGGAGAtgctgtccccagggagggggaCATGGCCACCTCCAGCCCCTGGGAACAGCCAGGGACACCACTTCTTGCCAGCCGGGAGCCATCTTGCTGCCCGATCCCACCCCAGTGAGCTGGGGTTGAGAACCAAGCCACTCGCTGCACAtgtgggctggggagcaggaggctcTGACCTCGTGGGACCTCTCCCCTTGCTCGTGGGACCCCTCCCCTTGCTCGTGGGACCCCTCCCCTTGCTCGTGGGACCCCCCATCCCTGGGAAGGCTCAGGCTGGGGGGTGCagaccccctccccagcccatctcccccctgcaccccctttGTCCTCCCCAAGGCCCCCAGCCACACAGCACCCAAACCACTGGGGGCCACAGGTGCACCCTCATGTCCAGGGTCATTGCACACTCAACAGGGCAAACTGAGGCAGGAGAAGCCCCTGAGCCCCCCTGTCCTCTACCACCACCCCCAGAGCTGGTACCTCCTCCCTGCACTGAccgaccccccctcccccactccAGTCTGCggggacacacgcacacacacacacaccggggCGTCACCGATAATCGGACACGGCTGCGGCGCCGTGTCCCCCTGGGCCGggcgcccccccggccccgctcaagCCCGTCGCTGCTGCTAACGTAGAGCTCTGCTATTAACGTGTGGCCCCAGCTGCCCCCCCTCGCTGCGCTGAGGCCAGgtgatatatatacatacatatatatatatagtgcaACTAATCTATATATATAATGGGGAAGGAAGGTTCCCCCCTGGAAAGACTGGCTCGCCGAAGCTCCGCTGCCACCAAGGCACCCTGGGGTCTTGTCCTCAATTTGGggggagaaaaggcaaagcagtTACTAAATAAAGGTTACGTTGATGGTGGGGAAGGGCTCTGCCAGCTGCGCCAGGGAAGGGGGGCAGCCTTGTCTGTCACCCTTGGGTCCCAATGTCCCCAGGATCACCCTCAGCCCCCAAAAGCAGGTGGTGGGGGGTCTGCAGAGCCATCCCTGACCCATCCAcccatgtccccccaccccgaggAAAGGGCACCAGGCGCTTGGTACAAGGACACAGGTTTATTTATTTCCAGCAGCGGCCACCCGCAGCCATCACCCACGGGCTCAGTCCAGCCCCCCCCCAGTACAGGGGGGCAACTGGGACCAGTGGACAGCTGGGACTGGCACTGGGGGAGATGCACTCCTATGCCCCAGGACAGCCGGGGGGGATGTGCAGCTACACCAGCCCCCACTGCAGACCTGTCCCCTCCAAGGACACGGCCAAGAAACCCCCCGGGGATGCGGTGATGTCCCCAAAGGGCAGCAGTCCTCGTGCAGGGGCACGGCCAGGACCCAGGTCCTGCTGGGGAAGGGACAAGGCGGGGGGGGACAGGAGacctaccccccaaaaaacatcTGACATGACTGCAAAGGCACCAggtgatacttaaaaaaaataatagttaaaatCATGGCATAGCTACAGTAATTCAGAAACATTTACAAGAGTTGGTGGTGCGGGAGGAGCTTCACACCAGGAAGGAGGACGTCTGCTTGAATTCTCCCTGCGGGGACAAGGGGGACGTTAATGGTGGCGGGTGATGGGGAATAAGGTGGGACAAGGGCTGTGGGTGAGGAAAGCCTGGCTGGCTTTGCAACTGTCCCCAGGGAGAGCAGGTCACAGTCCCTGAGGAGCCCAGCTTGCTCCAAGCAGGACAGGGACAAgggatgctggggacagggatggcacCTGAGCACCCAGGGGGCCACTGGGGTCCCCACTCAGCCCCTTCGGGCACCCCGGGGAAGGTGTCTGGCTTCACACACCCCGCCAGGAGGTGACACAGCCACGTGGCCCTGTCACCACCCACCCGTCCCAGCCCATACTCACTTCGCTGCGGTGCGAGGGCTGGCTGTAAATCACCTTCttgccagcagtgctgcagaaagcaaGGGTGTTAGAAGACGTCACGCTGCCCAGAGTCCCCCTTGTCCCCACCCTGAGCACCCAGTGACACCCAAGGCACCTTCCCAGCCcgcgggcaggggctggggaaggaagagacCACCCATCCCTgctggcagaggaagaggaggcagccgggagggaagcagcagcattATGGCTTCACTTactcttttctctctgaaatgaaagaaacagaagaggggTTTtagggaggggcagggggggcaccGGGGCGAGCGATTCCCGGGGTGGCCAGCACAGTACTTACTGCTGAAGAAACCCCGGCTGTAGGCAAACCAGATGCCGAAAGCCACGAGTGCCAGCACCATCAGCAGCACCACAACCGCAGCCACAATGCCGCCCACGTTGACTTCGCCTGGAAATAGGGGGACCGGGACATCAGAGGGTGGCTGGATCCTGGCACGGAAACCCTCAGCTTGGCACCCACGGGATCCCGCAGAAATCCCGGCAGGGGCCTCCGGTCCAAACCCAGCTCCAAGCGGGGCCAGCATCAAAGCCGGATCTGGCTGCCCAGTCAAGCTTTACCCATCCCCAAGGGcagctttcccccctccccctccacaGCATCACACCAAGGGCTTGTTTCAGCCTGGGCTGTCGGAGGCCAGGGTCATTAACATCACAGCTAATTAATGTCTTTGAACTTGGTAGGGCGAAGGGGTGACGGCATCACCTTGCACCAGCATCCCCCAAAACATGACCTGTGCTGGACGCAGCCCGGGCAGAGCCTGGAAAAGCCccatgctggggtgggggggggagggacaCAGCACTGGCCTCTGCTGCTATTCCTTACTGGCTTCCATGTGGATAACGTCCGATTTCTGGGGGGAGCCCACGTTGTTTATCGCCTCGCAGTAGTAGTCACCGGTGTCAAAGCTGCTCAGGGGCTCAAAGATCTAGATGGGAGCAGAGAGATGAAAGcggggcaggggaaggctggggggggtccccaagtTTTGAGCACCCTGTGCTCACCAGCTCCCCCGTGATGGGGTCCAGGCTGTAGGAGGAGTTTCTGAAGGTCAGGCTGGTTTTGGGGTTGGCGGGCATCAGCATGCTGTCCTTGTACCAGCGGAAGGTGGGGGGCGGTGAGCCGTCCGTCTCGGTGCACCGCAGCACGGCCTTGCTGCCGATGGTGGCCGAGGTGGGGACATGGGCCACTGGCTTGGAGGGGGGCACTGCGGGAGAGCGTCATGTCGGGGCTGGCTCGGCTcagcacggcacagcacagctcaCACCAGGGAGTGACAGGGCGCCTAAAGGGCATGGGACGGCTGTGCCGGCATCCTTCCCCCGGCTGGCTGTCCCCATGTGACAGTGGAGACAAGGATGAGCTCAGCCAGAGGGACAAGAAGCGGGTCCCGGGACAGCAAAGCCTCGCAAGggatgggcagggaggggggctcGGGGGTGGCCGCACCTTGGACGATGAGGTTCACCTCCGACTTGGCGATGTGGCTGCCGTCCCCCACCACCTCACAGATGTACTTCCCTGTGTCCTCCCGCGTCACTGTGTTGAAGTGGATGGTGGTGGGTGAGAACTGGACCCGGTTCTTGTACGGCTCTGCCGAGAGAGAGGAGATGGGGCTGGGAACCGGCTCTGATGGATAGACAGATGGACAGACTGCCCCGAGCTGGGGGGCTCCCCAGGGACATACCTGTCAGCTCTCCCCCATAGTAGAAGAGGACCAGCGAGGAGCCCTTCTGGAACTTCCACTCGATGCGGGGGTTACTCCAGCTGGACCGATATGCCGAGCAGGGGATGTCGGCAGCTGGCGGGGTAGAGTGATGCTGCAGGCGCATGCTGCCATGCTGGAGTGGCACCGTGCTCGCATCCCATGGTGGGTGGCAACCCAAACCGGGAACACCTgaaccccccgccccggtccAGCCCCACATGGGAAATCCACCCTCGGCCTCAGGCCCCATGTCCTCTGGGGATCCGGAGACCCCGGGGTGAGCCCCATTTGCAGCGCTGGAGGTGCCAGGGGATGCAGCTCAGCCACGCCCCTGCCCCAGGATAACAGGGTGGGGGGGGACTGTCGGTGAGctgaggggtgctggggggcccAGCCGGGCACTCACGCTTGTTTTCAGGCACTTCTTTGGTCTCAGAGGTGACCTGGGCTCCCACCAGGGACGCTGCAGGGGGGAAAGGAGACGACTGAGAAATCCTGGGGGGCCCCAGCGATGGAATATGGGGAGCAGGAAAGGCTGCGGCTGGGTCAGGAAGGTCACCAGGAGCCCTGAGGCAGCAGTGACGGTCCCCAGGGCAGTGGTGATGGCATGTTGTACCACACTGCCCAGCATGTGGCAGCCCTGGGAGCTGGAAAATCCTGTCCTGCTTGCTCTGGGTGCTGTCACGTCACCTCCCGCCCTGCCCAGTTTCTGCCCGGTTTCGCAGGAAACTGGCCGAGGCGTTTCGCAACTCCCTGCcctctgtgcacacacacacaggggcacgcacacacacacacagacacccccaCATCCCCACACACGTGCGCACATGCCTCATCACAGCCCGCACACACGTGTCTCCTGCCCTTCCCCGCGGCCATCGCCCCTGCCTGGCCACAGTTGGCCACAGCAATAGCAGCACGGGCTGGTGCTGTCGGCCTGGAGGGCTGGTCCCGGCTGCCGGCCATGTCCCCTGTCCTCGAGGCCGCTCAAAGCTGGCGTCTCCCAGCACAGCCGCCCCAGCTCCTGGTTTTGGACCTGGGGAAGGCGGCAACACCAGCCAGTGAGTCACACCACGGGGGAAGGTGACTGGGAACTGGTGTGGCCTCGTCCCCAGCCCACCTGTACCTTTGGACCCGAACCACCTCCAAGTGAAACCCAGGTGTCTGGTGGCAGAAATAGCAATTTTGGGATGAAAAGGGGGGGAAACGGGGCATCTGGTGTCCCCAAGCACAGAGTGCTTCCCAACACAGGCCCTGATGACGCTCCCGAGAGCTGGCACAGTACTGGCCGGGAACACCATCGGACCCCCATCATGGCCAGGTCTTGAACCATACCATGGCTCAGTAAGGAGGGGAaaaggatttggggtttgttcAGGTGGAATTGGGGCAGAATCAGCAAAAAGGTGACATCCCGCAGGCCCTGTGGGATCATCATGGGGGTGCTCGGGGGGAGCCGAAGCAGGACAGGGCCCTGGGGTGGGTGACCCGGCCCAGGACacaggagctgctggctctgAGTCTGAATCAGCTGGGATCGGGTTAATCCCAACCTGCTCCGGGATTGTTCCAGCACAATGGAGGGGACGTCATGGCAGGGACAGGAAGGCCACTGCTGGTGGTGACAAACCCCGTAACTTTGGCCTTTGGGAGCGCCGGCGGCACGGCACCGGCTACTCATTAACCCAGGGCATGGGGACACATCTCGACGTCTGCCATGGGGGGAGCGGGACAGGGACACCCCCACCACCGCTTGCAGGGACTCCACCAGAGCCCACGGCATGAGGAAAGCCGTCGGCCGGGATGTTTTGCCATGGCGGGTTTCCGGCCCCGGGAAGTGCAGCCAGATCCACACCCCTCGCTGCCGGCCCTGCCGAGCCCCCCGGCACCCTGAgcacacactccccccccccccagattacAGATTACTCGGTGTCGGTGAGAAGGCGAAGACAGCCTTagtgggagcagagctgccggGACGGGGTCAGCAGCACTGGCGCCGGCACAGCCCTCACCCCGGTGTCCAGCCGAAAGCGGGGGCCGGTTCCTGCTCCCTGGGAGTGGGGCTCAGCCGGGCATCATGGCCCAGCGCCACGGGGACctttggggggggtcccggggctggTGCTCCCCCCCCGGTGGGGTGACCGGGTGGCGAAGGTCTCGCGCGCCCACAAAAACAACCATAAACCGTAAATAACGGGGCGGTGGCGGCTCCGGGACCCGGGTAGTCCCCGGGGTTTCGGGCACTAACGGGGCTCCCCCGGGGCGGGAGGTCCCGCGGGAGGCGGGCAGACACCGCCGAGTTATTAATAGCCCATTATCGCCGTGtacggcggccccggcccccccaccgTGATCTCCTCCTCCCGGTACAAACCGCGCTCCCGAGACCTCGGACAGTGGCTGGCACACGGTCCTGGCACCAGGGGACCCGCCGCCCAGTAccgggcccccccccgggcaccAGCCCCGCCCCGAGCGGCAACACCGCGACCCCCCCTGTTCCGGTACCGGCACCGCCCCGGGAGACTCCCCGAGCGACCCGCTGCCACCCGGTAGCCGCCCCCTCCGGGCGATCTGCTGCTACCTCCCGGGGATCCCCTACTCCCCGCACCCGGTACCGGCGGCGCCCTGGGCAGCGGCCGGCCCATTGTTCAGGCACCTCGTGGCTGGCCGGcctccctccccccgcctcccGGGCACTCACCGGCCGCCGCACCGAGGAGCACCAGCCGCAGGAgcggccggggcccggggccgccccgccgcgccgctcccgccATGGCCGCCGCCGCAGTGTGCGCCCCCGCCCGCACCAGgtgcggccccgccccgccccggtgGGCCCCGCCCACCGGGGCCGAGCCAACCCGGCTACGCCCCTCCGCCAGGTGCTGGGgagccccgccccttccccggcTCCATTGGCCGCGCCGTCTGTCTCCTCAAGGAGGGGGCGCACCCCGCTCCAGTGACTGGCCGGCTCGGCCCCGCAGCGCCAGCTTGATTGGCTGAGGCGAAGGGGCCGCGCGAGCGACAGGTGTGGGAGTGGGCGAGGCCTACCGGCCAATCAGAGAGAGCGCTTTAACTTCTGGCCAATGGGCGCGCTTTGCGTCCCTCGTGGAGGCCCTCAGGCAGGGACACGGGCGTTGCCATAGCGACGGGGCCTGCGGCCTCCTCAGGCCCCTGAGggctcccagtgccctcccagtgctcccagtacccccAACTGCCCCCCAGTgctctcccagtgccccccccagtactctccccctgcccctggcactcccagtgctcccacagAGCAATCATGGCACAGCAATGTCACACCATGACATCAAAGTGTGGTGACATCATGGCACAGTGACACAACAGCACACTGACAGCACAGGGACACAGAGCCCCATCATGCGGGGGAGTGTGTCCCTGGGCAAGGGGGGTAGGGGGCTCAGGAGGGAACGGGGGATCCCTGGGAGCCCCCACCTCAGTAACCAGAGGGCCCCAGGCTACCGCAAGGTGGAGGGACAGGAGGGGTCCCCTGGGGTGCTGCaagaggggagggggcaggaaggGCTAGGGGGGGAGGGGTGCCTGGGTGCCCCCACCACCATGCTTGAGGGTCCTGGGGGAGCTGGTGGGTGCTgcaaggtgtgtgtgggggggcagGGCAGATTTGGGGTCCTGGGGAGCCCCCTCCCAAGTGcctgggggtccccggggtgCTAGAGGGTGCTACGAGGTTGGGAGGGAAAAGGGGAATAAAGTGTAGGACCTGGAAAAACAAatcactatttttatttattttcgctttttaaattcagagagttttaaaaaaaagtctgaccCCGCCGGGCTGGGCCAGCCgcagcgggcggggggggccACAGCACCCTAGGACCCCCGTGCCCCCAGCGGCCGCCCGGGGCCGACAGGGAGGGGTGAGAGGCGCCGCAGCCCCCCAGGGAGGGGACggtcccccgggggggggggggggggggcgtcacGGGCACAGGCGGGGGTCTGGGAGACcgaggcagtgctggggggggggcagcggggccggcgccCGCCTGGCCGAGAGCGTGTGCACGAAGCGCAGGGCGGCTGGGGGGCAACGTTGGGGTTGGGGCGCAGTGACACAGGGTGCCCCGGGGACACGGAGGGGGGCaaaggggagaggggggggggcacaaacCAAACGGGAGGGTCCTCATGTCACACCGGGGAGGTGCTCGCtgccgggggggagggggggcttaGGCGCagagagggggggggaagggggcggggggtgaCCCCCGTCCCCCCGCCAGTCCCCGTCCCTGCCGTCCCCGTCAGTGGCTGTCGTTCTTGATGACGATCTCCACGCCATGCTGGCGGAGCTGCGCCCGCAGGATCAGGTTCTTGTTCTTCAGATCCTCCACCTGGCACGGGGCAGGGGACACACAGGGGGTGAAGGCGAGCATGGactcccccacacccccacctCTGCACCCCACAGGGCCCCCTCCCCCGGCCACCTCACCTGCTGCCGCAAGACCTCGTTGTCCATCTGGAGCTGGTCGAGGCCCTGCAGCTCCTCGGAGAGGCGGTGGTTGCTCTGCCGCAGCTCCTGGATGTAGTCGCAGGCTTTGGAGAGGATCCCACCTTTGCTCTGGGCGaggggatggggcgggggggtgagTTGGGGGGCACGAACACCCCACCAAGCCTTTCCctcaccccgcagccccccagggagAGGGTGAGGAGGGGTCCCCTACCTGCCCCGACTTGGTGTTCTCCATGGAACAGTCGGGGATGATCTTGGAGAGCTGCACGATCCAGTTGTTGATCTTGTCCCTGCGCCGGCGCTCCACTGCCAGGAGAGGGGGGGCATCAGCACTGTCTTGAGACCCCCAGTGGGCACCGAGCCTTGCACCGCAGGCAGATCCCCAGCGGGGCATCCCCCCCCGCTCCCTTCCCCCAAAACCAACACCCTCCTGGCTGGGGTTGGGGGTCGCTATCCCTAACTGCGCTGAGCCCGGCAACCCCGGGAGAGGGGGCAGGAGCGGTGGGCAGGGACAGATCCTGCCCAGCCACCCCCCACCCTGGGCACCCAGTCCCTCGGGTGACTTGGAAAGCAAAGGTGAAGCACCCAAATGGCCCAAGCTCTGCCCGCACCAGACCCAGGGCCCTCGGGCCAGGGTGGGCACCCTGCCtggtcccggggcgggggggggggctgggggcaagGACGGGAGAGTCGATTTTTGGGTCAAACCAGCCCAACACCCACATTTCAGCATCTTTGAGAAGTTGTTTCTGAAGCCAAAGGAAGGAGGATCCCGGCTGGCACTTCCACCCGGCCAGGCTGCCTGTGCCGAGCCATGCCGGGCACTCGCCCCTGCTGCCGTCTCCTCCTGGCTGGGGGCCGGGCAGAGCTGGGGGCCGCCTGGGTGCCTTACCTGGGCGTGCTCAGGCTTCCCAAGCTTTGAGCTTAATCTTCCGAGCTCTggcttcccctgctgctgctaATTACAGCTCTCCCAAAAGAGGTTCTACCCTGAACTGACAAGAGCTTTCTCCTATGTCCTTAGAGCTTTTCCATCTaggaggtgggacagacagcatTAACCCAGggacagctctgctccccacacTGCTGCACGCCACGGTCCCCACCGTCCCTCACTGGTCCCCAACATCCCTCGCCCAGAGTGGGAtgacacccccccaccctcctGCCAGTACCTTCGTTGTGCTGCGCCCGGCGCTTCTCGTCCCGGGTGGCTCGTGGCGCCTCAGACTTCCTGGGGGAAAAGCGGCGGCATTGGTCCCAGCGATGCTGGTGGGGAGCTGGCTGCGGCCCAGCCACCCCATGCTGGCATGGGGGATGCCTCGCTCCAGCTCCCGGCACGGGAAACCCAGCACGCTCCCAAAAGCGCCGGACCACCAGAGCATCTCCCCCACTTTGCTTGTGTCGGTCTCTGCGTTGGCACAGCTACGACACCCCTGTGCCCAGGGGGAGCCGGGGAGCAGTCCGGTACTCACGGGGAGTAGGGGTGGGCGCGGGGGGCGATGGACCTCTGCGCTCCGCCCTGCAGCACCTCCTGGGGCGACATCATCACGAAGAATTGCCCTGAACAGCCCAAAATGAGAGAGGGGGTCAGGCGGGGAGCACCCCAAAATGCGCCGGAGGGGACCACGACTGCCTGGGGGTGAGAGGTCCTGAGGGACAGGGACATGACACCCCCCTGCAACGGCCGTACCCGTGGGGGTGGGCTGCCCCAGGAGGGCCTCTGAGTTCTGCGTGGTGACGACGGCGGTGGCCGTAGTCCCCGCGCCAGCAGAGGTGCTGGTGTCGGCCACGGCCGTGGTGGGGAAATAGGTGTAGTGAGTCTCGGTGGCCGTGGCCTCCGTCTCCACCGCATCCTCACTGGTGAAGGCGCCCTGGATGACGGCCtggaggggagggacaacagcaGGTGCCACGGTGAGACGGGGCGCTGAGGACAGCCACTCTCCCACGTGGCACCAGCAGCTGGCACCGGCACCCACCTGTGTCATGGACTGGGTGGCAGGGTAGCCGCTGATGGCACTGGTGCCTTCCGTTTGTCCGTCCAGCTGTCCATCAGCCACTTGTATCACCCTGTACATCACCTGCTGAGAGAGCTGCGGCTGCGGGGATGGGCGCGAGGTGGCAGCTCAGCCCGCCCGTGGCCAACCCTGGCATCCAGACCTGCCCAACGCAGGATCAGGCCACGACGCTTCCC
Above is a genomic segment from Harpia harpyja isolate bHarHar1 chromosome 9, bHarHar1 primary haplotype, whole genome shotgun sequence containing:
- the USF1 gene encoding upstream stimulatory factor 1 isoform X7 → MKGQQKAAETEEGTVQIQEVATGEDPTSVAIASIQSAATFPDPNIKYVFRTENGGTQVMYRVIQVADGQLDGQTEGTSAISGYPATQSMTQAVIQGAFTSEDAVETEATATETHYTYFPTTAVADTSTSAGAGTTATAVVTTQNSEALLGQPTPTGQFFVMMSPQEVLQGGAQRSIAPRAHPYSPKSEAPRATRDEKRRAQHNEVERRRRDKINNWIVQLSKIIPDCSMENTKSGQSKGGILSKACDYIQELRQSNHRLSEELQGLDQLQMDNEVLRQQVEDLKNKNLILRAQLRQHGVEIVIKNDSH
- the USF1 gene encoding upstream stimulatory factor 1 isoform X5, yielding MKGQQKAAETEEGTVQIQEGAVATGEDPTSVAIASIQSAATFPDPNIKYVFRTENGGTQVMYRVIQVADGQLDGQTEGTSAISGYPATQSMTQAVIQGAFTSEDAVETEATATETHYTYFPTTAVADTSTSAGAGTTATAVVTTQNSEALLGQPTPTGQFFVMMSPQEVLQGGAQRSIAPRAHPYSPKSEAPRATRDEKRRAQHNEVERRRRDKINNWIVQLSKIIPDCSMENTKSGQSKGGILSKACDYIQELRQSNHRLSEELQGLDQLQMDNEVLRQQVEDLKNKNLILRAQLRQHGVEIVIKNDSH
- the USF1 gene encoding upstream stimulatory factor 1 isoform X3, which encodes MKGQQKAAETEEGTVQIQEGAVATGEDPTSVAIASIQSAATFPDPNIKYVFRTENGGTQQVMYRVIQVADGQLDGQTEGTSAISGYPATQSMTQAVIQGAFTSEDAVETEATATETHYTYFPTTAVADTSTSAGAGTTATAVVTTQNSEALLGQPTPTGQFFVMMSPQEVLQGGAQRSIAPRAHPYSPKSEAPRATRDEKRRAQHNEVERRRRDKINNWIVQLSKIIPDCSMENTKSGQSKGGILSKACDYIQELRQSNHRLSEELQGLDQLQMDNEVLRQQVEDLKNKNLILRAQLRQHGVEIVIKNDSH
- the USF1 gene encoding upstream stimulatory factor 1 isoform X8, whose product is MKGQQKAAETEEGTVQIQEGEDPTSVAIASIQSAATFPDPNIKYVFRTENGGTQQVMYRVIQVADGQLDGQTEGTSAISGYPATQSMTQAVIQGAFTSEDAVETEATATETHYTYFPTTAVADTSTSAGAGTTATAVVTTQNSEALLGQPTPTGQFFVMMSPQEVLQGGAQRSIAPRAHPYSPKSEAPRATRDEKRRAQHNEVERRRRDKINNWIVQLSKIIPDCSMENTKSGQSKGGILSKACDYIQELRQSNHRLSEELQGLDQLQMDNEVLRQQVEDLKNKNLILRAQLRQHGVEIVIKNDSH
- the USF1 gene encoding upstream stimulatory factor 1 isoform X6; amino-acid sequence: MKGQQKAAETEEGTVQIQEVATGEDPTSVAIASIQSAATFPDPNIKYVFRTENGGTQQVMYRVIQVADGQLDGQTEGTSAISGYPATQSMTQAVIQGAFTSEDAVETEATATETHYTYFPTTAVADTSTSAGAGTTATAVVTTQNSEALLGQPTPTGQFFVMMSPQEVLQGGAQRSIAPRAHPYSPKSEAPRATRDEKRRAQHNEVERRRRDKINNWIVQLSKIIPDCSMENTKSGQSKGGILSKACDYIQELRQSNHRLSEELQGLDQLQMDNEVLRQQVEDLKNKNLILRAQLRQHGVEIVIKNDSH
- the USF1 gene encoding upstream stimulatory factor 1 isoform X9; protein product: MKGQQKAAETEEGTVQIQEGEDPTSVAIASIQSAATFPDPNIKYVFRTENGGTQVMYRVIQVADGQLDGQTEGTSAISGYPATQSMTQAVIQGAFTSEDAVETEATATETHYTYFPTTAVADTSTSAGAGTTATAVVTTQNSEALLGQPTPTGQFFVMMSPQEVLQGGAQRSIAPRAHPYSPKSEAPRATRDEKRRAQHNEVERRRRDKINNWIVQLSKIIPDCSMENTKSGQSKGGILSKACDYIQELRQSNHRLSEELQGLDQLQMDNEVLRQQVEDLKNKNLILRAQLRQHGVEIVIKNDSH
- the USF1 gene encoding upstream stimulatory factor 1 isoform X4, whose translation is MKGQQKAAETEEGTVQIQEGEDPTSVAIASIQSAATFPDPNIKYVFRTENGGTQPQLSQQVMYRVIQVADGQLDGQTEGTSAISGYPATQSMTQAVIQGAFTSEDAVETEATATETHYTYFPTTAVADTSTSAGAGTTATAVVTTQNSEALLGQPTPTGQFFVMMSPQEVLQGGAQRSIAPRAHPYSPKSEAPRATRDEKRRAQHNEVERRRRDKINNWIVQLSKIIPDCSMENTKSGQSKGGILSKACDYIQELRQSNHRLSEELQGLDQLQMDNEVLRQQVEDLKNKNLILRAQLRQHGVEIVIKNDSH
- the USF1 gene encoding upstream stimulatory factor 1 isoform X2; this encodes MKGQQKAAETEEGTVQIQEVATGEDPTSVAIASIQSAATFPDPNIKYVFRTENGGTQPQLSQQVMYRVIQVADGQLDGQTEGTSAISGYPATQSMTQAVIQGAFTSEDAVETEATATETHYTYFPTTAVADTSTSAGAGTTATAVVTTQNSEALLGQPTPTGQFFVMMSPQEVLQGGAQRSIAPRAHPYSPKSEAPRATRDEKRRAQHNEVERRRRDKINNWIVQLSKIIPDCSMENTKSGQSKGGILSKACDYIQELRQSNHRLSEELQGLDQLQMDNEVLRQQVEDLKNKNLILRAQLRQHGVEIVIKNDSH
- the USF1 gene encoding upstream stimulatory factor 1 isoform X1, whose amino-acid sequence is MKGQQKAAETEEGTVQIQEGAVATGEDPTSVAIASIQSAATFPDPNIKYVFRTENGGTQPQLSQQVMYRVIQVADGQLDGQTEGTSAISGYPATQSMTQAVIQGAFTSEDAVETEATATETHYTYFPTTAVADTSTSAGAGTTATAVVTTQNSEALLGQPTPTGQFFVMMSPQEVLQGGAQRSIAPRAHPYSPKSEAPRATRDEKRRAQHNEVERRRRDKINNWIVQLSKIIPDCSMENTKSGQSKGGILSKACDYIQELRQSNHRLSEELQGLDQLQMDNEVLRQQVEDLKNKNLILRAQLRQHGVEIVIKNDSH